The following proteins come from a genomic window of Gossypium raimondii isolate GPD5lz chromosome 5, ASM2569854v1, whole genome shotgun sequence:
- the LOC105769856 gene encoding pentatricopeptide repeat-containing protein At4g20090, with product MARLSVINTICRGLSSFPGKVSRGQGPSQYPPLSDQLFNSTPQSGSFRLGDSTFYSLIRHYAHTADFASLDNVLCRMKLQNRVFIEKCFLVIFKAYGRAHLPDKAVDLFHRMSLDFHCIPTVKSFNSVLNVIIREGFYHRALDFYNRSVNAKNTNISPNVLTFNLLLKALCKLGWVDRAVEVFREMPLRKCPPDVYTYCTLMDGLCKEDRIDEAVSLLDEMQTEGCFPSPVIFNVLINGLCKKGDLVRAAKLVDNMFLKGCCPNQVTYNTLIHGLCMKGKLDKAVSLLDRMVSSNCIPNDVTYGTIINGLVKLGRAEDAFKLMTTVQERGYGVNEYVYSALISGLFKGGKSEDARKLWTQMMEKGCKPNTVVYSAFIDGLCREGKPNEAEEVLSEMMDKGCTPNAYTYSSLMKGFFKAGNSYKAVQLWKDMAEHECIHNKVYYSILIHGLCEVGNLSKAMMVWREMLEKGCKPDAVAYSSVIQGLCNAGSIEEALKLFHEMLCQETESQPDAVTYNILFNALCNQNSISHAIDLLNGMLDRACDPDIATCNIFLRTLREKLDPPQDGREFLDELVIRLLNRQRVFGASRIVQVMLQNFLPPKASTWERVVQELCKPQKVQAAIAKCWRNLDS from the coding sequence ATGGCAAGGCTCAGTGTTATCAACACAATCTGCAGGGGCCTCTCTTCATTCCCGGGTAAAGTGTCCCGAGGGCAAGGACCCTCCCAGTACCCGCCTCTCTCCGATCAGCTTTTCAACTCCACTCCCCAATCCGGTTCTTTTAGATTAGGCGATTCCACTTTCTATTCCCTCATTCGCCACTATGCCCATACTGCTGATTTTGCTTCTTTAGACAATGTTTTATGTCGGATGAAGCTCCAAAACCGAGTTTTTATTGAGAAGTGTTTTCTAGTCATCTTCAAGGCTTATGGGAGAGCCCATTTACCCGATAAAGCTGTGGATTTGTTCCATAGGATGTCCCTTGATTTTCATTGCATACCCACTGTTAAGTCCTTTAATTCTGTTCTCAACGTCATTATACGAGAGGGCTTTTATCATCGAGCCTTGGACTTTTATAATCGTTCCGTTAATGCCAAGAACACCAATATTTCTCCAAATGTGCTCACTTTCAACCTGCTTCTTAAAGCCTTGTGTAAGTTGGGATGGGTCGATCGTGCAGTCGAGGTGTTCAGAGAAATGCCTCTGAGGAAATGTCCGCCCGATGTCTATACTTACTGTACATTGATGGATGGATTATGCAAGGAGGATAGGATTGATGAGGCTGTTTCCTTGTTGGACGAGATGCAAACCGAGGGTTGCTTCCCTTCTCCTGTTATCTTTAATGTATTGATTAATGGGTTATGCAAAAAGGGTGACTTGGTTCGCGCTGCCAAGCTAGTGGACAATATGTTTCTCAAAGGTTGTTGTCCTAACCAGGTCACTTATAACACACTCATTCATGGTTTGTGTATGAAGGGGAAGTTGGATAAGGCAGTTAGTCTTTTGGATCGCATGGTGTCCAGTAATTGTATTCCTAATGACGTCACATATGGAACCATCATTAATGGGCTTGTTAAGCTAGGGAGAGCGGAGGATGCATTTAAGCTAATGACTACTGTGCAGGAAAGAGGGTATGGAGTGAATGAATATGTTTACTCAGCCCTTATTAGTGGGTTGTTCAAGGGTGGCAAGTCCGAGGATGCAAGGAAACTATGGACTCAAATGATGGAAAAAGGATGTAAACCAAACACTGTTGTTTATAGTGCTTTTATAGATGGTTTGTGTCGTGAAGGAAAGCCAAATGAAGCCGAGGAAGTTCTATCTGAAATGATGGACAAGGGTTGCACCCCTAATGCTTATACATATAGCTCCCTGATGAAGGGTTTCTTCAAGGCGGGCAATAGCTATAAGGCAGTCCAGCTATGGAAAGACATGGCAGAACATGAATGTATTCACAACAAGGTTTATTACAGCATACTGATCCATGGCCTTTGTGAGGTTGGTAATCTCAGCAAAGCTATGATGGTCTGGAGAGAGATGTTAGAAAAAGGTTGTAAACCTGATGCAGTGGCTTACAGTTCAGTGATTCAGGGCCTCTGCAATGCTGGCTCAATAGAAGAAGCTTTGAAACTTTTTCATGAGATGCTTTGTCAAGAGACTGAATCCCAACCAGATGCGGTCACctataatatactttttaatgCTTTATGCAACCAAAATAGCATTTCTCATGCCATTGATCTCTTAAACGGCATGCTGGATAGGGCCTGTGATCCTGACATAGCCACATGCAATATATTTTTGAGAACACTGAGAGAGAAGCTAGACCCTCCTCAAGATGGAAGGGAGTTTTTAGATGAGCTTGTCATCCGGTTATTAAACAGGCAAAGAGTTTTTGGTGCTTCCAGAATTGTGCAAGTGATGCTACAGAATTTTTTGCCACCAAAAGCATCAACTTGGGAAAGAGTTGTCCAAGAGCTCTGTAAACCTCAAAAAGTTCAAGCTGCCATTGCAAAGTGTTGGAGAAACCTAGACTCTTAA
- the LOC105769857 gene encoding putative serine/threonine-protein kinase, which translates to MDLAPALIVAAIFSFFSVSLILACIFLICRSTKKPAPPNPPQTRSLNRTRPTPNPATLTACDSAAFDPSLTRIDMAELSAATKNFSSDLIIGDGSFGYVYKATLSNGVTVAIKKLDPNAFQGLREFRAEMETLGKLRHPNIVKILGFCSSGLDRILIYEFIERGSLDQLIYGEDQENPDGRFLCWYTRKKIVRGIANGLAYLHGLDTPIIHRDIKASNVLLDRDFEAHISDFGLARQIEESQTHVSTQVAGTMGYMPPEYREGNTAATVVADVYSFGVLMIEIATQNRPNWPVRFEGKVIGLVEWARRMVAQNREIEMVYQKIPRDALIEEEVKEYFRIACMCSSEGSKERPAMIQVVELLNQIST; encoded by the coding sequence ATGGATCTAGCTCCTGCTTTAATTGTTGCAGCAATTTTCAGCTTCTTTTCAGTATCTTTAATCTTAGCTTGCATCTTCCTAATCTGCAGATCCACCAAAAAACCCGCTCCCCCTAATCCTCCTCAAACCCGTTCCTTAAACCGAACCCGACCGACCCCTAACCCTGCCACTCTCACCGCATGCGACAGCGCCGCTTTCGATCCATCTCTCACCCGTATCGACATGGCGGAACTCTCTGCCGCCACCAAGAACTTCTCCTCTGATCTCATCATCGGCGACGGCAGCTTTGGCTACGTTTACAAAGCTACTCTGTCCAACGGAGTCACCGTGGCTATTAAGAAGCTCGACCCCAATGCTTTTCAAGGCCTCCGAGAGTTCCGAGCTGAGATGGAAACGCTAGGTAAGCTTCGCCACCCAAACATCGTTAAGATCCTAGGGTTTTGCTCCTCGGGTCTCGATCGGATTTTGATTTATGAGTTCATTGAGAGAGGGAGTCTGGACCAATTGATTTACGGTGAAGATCAAGAAAACCCGGACGGCAGGTTTCTATGTTGGTATACGAGGAAGAAGATAGTTCGTGGGATAGCTAATGGTCTGGCTTATTTGCATGGACTGGATACACCCATCATCCATAGAGATATTAAGGCCAGCAATGTGTTGTTAGATCGGGATTTCGAAGCCCATATTTCTGATTTTGGTCTGGCTCGGCAAATCGAGGAGTCCCAAACACACGTATCCACGCAGGTGGCCGGGACAATGGGCTACATGCCGCCGGAGTACCGTGAAGGGAACACGGCGGCGACGGTTGTGGCAGATGTTTATAGCTTTGGAGTATTGATGATCGAGATAGCCACCCAAAACCGCCCCAATTGGCCGGTGAGGTTTGAGGGGAAAGTTATAGGACTAGTAGAGTGGGCTCGACGAATGGTAGCTCAAAATCGAGAAATAGAAATGGTATATCAAAAGATTCCGAGGGATGCGTTAATTGAAGAAGAGGTTAAGGAGTATTTTCGAATTGCGTGTATGTGTAGCAGTGAAGGATCGAAAGAAAGGCCCGCAATGATACAAGTTGTAGAGCTTTTGAATCAAATTTCGACTTGA